A section of the Phaseolus vulgaris cultivar G19833 chromosome 8, P. vulgaris v2.0, whole genome shotgun sequence genome encodes:
- the LOC137825455 gene encoding putative disease resistance protein At5g05400, with the protein MDTIFDFVADILKDLVCGAINELHYSFCFNGFVKELEKEEDKFIETRKSVEDRVTHARKQTLKTAEVMDKWVKNTKIDAEEVNHLLKEAKTKKSCCLGYCPNWIWRYRLRKKLANKKMDLQNIIQEGKQYIQLERIASIPSNTLDILTEKCMNFDSRKNASDQLMEALKDDGVAMIGLYGMGGCGKTTLAMEIKKMAEDEHLFDKIIFVPVSSIVEVPRIQERIASSLQYEFPENEEMERAQRLCMRLT; encoded by the coding sequence ATGGACACCATTTTTGATTTTGTGGCtgatattttaaaagatttggTGTGTGGGGCTATCAATGAGTTACATTACTCCTTTTGCTTTAATGGTTTTGTTAAAGAgcttgaaaaagaagaagataagTTTATCGAAACAAGAAAGAGTGTCGAAGATCGTGTCACACATGCTCGAAAACAAACCTTAAAGACTGCCGAAGTTATGGACAAGTGGGTGAAGAATACTAAGATTGATGCAGAAGAAGTGAATCACTTGCTCAAAGAGGCAAAAACCAAAAAAAGTTGTTGTTTAGGGTACTGTCCAAATTGGATTTGGCGATACCGTTTACGGAAGAAGTTGGCAAATAAAAAAATGGACCTTCAAAATATCATTCAAGAAGGTAAACAATATATACAGCTTGAACGCATTGCTTCAATTCCTTCAAATACTCTTGATATTCTCACAGAAAAATGTATGAATTTTGATAGTAGAAAAAATGCTTCTGATCAACTAATGGAAGCACTGAAAGATGATGGAGTTGCCATGATTGGATTGTATGGGATGGGGGGTTGTGGTAAAACCACATTAGCAATGGAAATTAAGAAGATGGCAGAAGATGAACATCTTTTtgacaaaattatttttgtgcCTGTGTCTAGTATAGTAGAAGTTCCAAGGATTCAAGAAAGAATTGCAAGTTCATTGCAGTATGAATttccagaaaatgaagaaatgGAGAGAGCCCAACGCTTGTGCATGAGATTAACCTAA
- the LOC137825456 gene encoding uncharacterized protein: MILDDVWEKLDFGRIGIPSSEHHKGCKILITTRSEEVCTSMDCQRKIYLPILTDVEAWSLFQNKANISEDTPKPIKHLAKAISNECKGLPVAIATVASSLKAKEEVIWSVALNRLRSSKPINIEKGLQDPYKCLQLSYDNLDTKEAKSLFLLCSVFPEDYEIPIECLIRCAIGLGLAGEVNSYENARSEVMAAKIKLVSSCLILDVDNESVKMHDLVRDVAQWIAKNENNIIKCETEKDVSLEQSSIRYLWCVKFPNDMDCSNLEFLHIRTKLEVSDGIFERMGKLRVLIITNPEEYDRLWLSTRSFKTLINLRCLVLQYCKLSDISFVRYMKKLQSLSLHGCSWPPLIDMQTDVAFTQLKNLKLLEFNRCDIEIKNLEEIKRIPLLEELYIIQTESKYNDRKFIACVNLFSFVQTLQRCGIVLGQDFSPVDIPSKIFSCQRTIRINCFNISNEGIKGLAKEAKELFVGNIEGGVKNMMPGIFEIEGGINELNKLRIMNSEEIEYLVETSNDLRKVRNIFSKLQYLKIEKMKHLRALWHGCVLGNESFEKLEKLYLTNCPELTSLFTYVITRGDYVVGHFLQSKIFQNLKEVEIEDCGKLSHVFSASIIGDLSQLKKLSIKRCDMLEQIIGDVVHEKEEKDEIIEEDKHPHFESNHFKTPSIPSPTTVNSSNTAKTLTSLRKLIIEDCHGLKHIITKARVKRNQKENKVEDGHDFQSDLSMFQNLEEVDINKCDLLQHIFPESFVGGMVKLNETRNEESSNSKDNTCYQPQKSTQTELPSLQKLILDYLPNYIIPYSYYVRCPSLETLSLSVGRYVEFFTVNSSSNTSQMIHPDYIKIKISSSDSLHLFKSAEYLSEQPQGFDNAKYLFDLSIASLFMLRNLRIENCPKLLHIIDIGDEYESKNLDAIFPNLRSLSVYNCEQLKYMIGQCPLDNKNDKEIHLHFPTLEKLYLRKLPNIISICATNFLSMAWPSLNIFECSRCSKLVNNSPSRKDTIWVQNHFLTVQTLCMNNVKVEVIFCLNGYRMMGQQVNLKLEDLKLKNLPQMTNIWEATKNTFTLQHLTLLEIMRCEKLEVIFPQSMLRCLPELNRLEVRKCKELRQIIEEDLEDKKLFNPLSPQPCFPKLTRLIVEKCHKMKYLTSVSASNDFPNLDFLIINGATELLQLNETRKIEVELPKLKLVILMHLPKFCQETQFLNVEHRIVCNCPKLSLTSTTTLQEIQQNIEGSKKDYFFHDRWRVWFTINRLMKNSELPSSQDYMPKNTFPLQMNQEDPPTSENKPCSSQVNDNNQSMLGNTDDKLHEDKKIETRTLVSENRHKK, translated from the exons ATGATTCTAGATGATGTGTGGGAGAAGCTTGATTTTGGTCGCATAGGGATTCCCTCCTCTGAACACCATAAAGGTTGCAAGATTCTCATTACCACTAGATCGGAAGAAGTTTGTACTTCAATGGATTGtcaaagaaaaatttatttgcCAATCTTAACTGATGTAGAAGCATGGAGTCTGTTCCAAAACAAAGCAAATATATCTGAAGACACCCCTAAACCCATCAAGCATTTAGCAAAAGCAATTTCAAATGAATGTAAAGGATTGCCTGTTGCCATTGCAACTGTTGCTAGTAGCTTAAAGGCCAAAGAAGAAGTGATATGGAGTGTTGCGTTGAATAGATTGAGAAGTTCTAAGCCAATCAATATTGAAAAAGGTTTGCAAGATCCCTATAAGTGTTTACAGTTGAGTTATGATAATCTAGATACGAAAGAAGCTAAATCACTATTCTTGTTGTGTTCTGTATTCCCTGAAGATTATGAAATTCCAATTGAATGTTTAATAAGATGTGCAATAGGATTAGGTTTGGCTGGAGAAGTTAACTCATATGAAAATGCAAGGAGTGAAGTGATGGCAGCCAAAATTAAGCTTGTAAGTTCTTGTCTGATACTGGATGTTGATAATGAAAGTGTCAAAATGCATGACTTGGTTCGCGATGTAGCCCAATGGAtagcaaagaatgagaataaCATCATCAAGTGTGAAACAGAAAAGGATGTAAGTTTGGAGCAAAGTTCAATAAGATATCTATGGTGTGTGAAATTTCCAAATGATATGGATTGTTCCAATCTTGAGTTTTTGCACATACGAACAAAACTGGAAGTATCTGATGGAATTTTTGAAAGAATGGGAAAGCTTAGAGTTTTGATTATTACTAATCCAGAAGAATACGACAGATTGTGGTTGTCGACAAGGTCTTTCAAAACATTAATAAATCTTCGTTGTCTAGTCCTTCAATATTGCAAGTTGAGCGACATCTCATTTGTAAGATATATGAAGAAACTTCAAAGTCTTTCATTGCATGGTTGTTCATGGCCTCCATTAATTGATATGCAAACTGATGTTGCATTTACACAACTTAAAAACTTGAAACTGTTAGAGTTCAATCGTTGTGACATTGAGATAAAGAATCTTGAAGAGATCAAAAGAATCCCACTTTTAGAAGAATTGTATATCATTCAAACAGAATCGAAGTACAATGATAGAAAGTTCATTGCATGCGTTAACTTGTTTAGTTTTGTCCAAACACTACAAAGGTGTGGAATTGTATTAGGACAAGATTTTTCTCCTGTTGATATACCATCAAAAATTTTCTCTTGCCAAAGAACTATACGGATTAATTGTTTTAACATATCAAATGAGGGTATTAAAGGTTTGGCAAAAGAAGCAAAGGAGCTCTTTGTAGGAAATATTGAAGGAGGTGTAAAAAATATGATGCCTGGTATATTTGAAATTGAAGGGGGTATAAATGAGTTGAATAAGTTGAGGATAATGAATTCTGAAGAGATAGAGTATTTGGTTGAAACTAGCAATGATTTGAGGAAGGTGAGAAATATCTTCTCCAAGTTGCAATACCTGAAAATCGAGAAGATGAAACATCTAAGAGCTTTATGGCATGGTTGTGTACTTGGAAATGAGTCTTTTGAAAAATTAGAGAAACTGTATTTAACAAATTGTCCAGAGTTGACATCTCTCTTCACATATGTCATTACTAGAGGGGACTATGTAGTTGGGCATTTCTTGCAATccaaaatttttcaaaatcttaaagaAGTAGAGATAGAAGATTGTGGGAAATTAAGTCATGTATTCTCAGCGAGTATCATAGGAGACCTATCTCAATTGAAAAAGCTTTCTATAAAAAGATGTGATATGCTAGAACAAATAATTGGGGATGTTGTtcatgaaaaagaagaaaaagatgaaattatTGAGGAAGATAAGCATCCACATTTTGAATCTAACCACTTCAAAACCCCTTCAATTCCATCACCAACCACTGTGAACAGTAGTAACACag CTAAAACCTTGACTTCATTAAGAAAATTGATCATAGAAGATTGTCATGGTTTGAAGCATATAATAACTAAGGCAAGAgtaaaaagaaatcaaaaggAAAACAAGGTTGAAGATGGTCATGATTTCCAAAGTGATCTTTCAATGTTTCAAAATTTGGAAGAGGTAGATATTAACAAATGTGATTTATTGCAACATATATTCCCAGAGTCTTTTGTTGGAGGCATGGTGAAATTGAATGAAACAAGAAATGAAGAAAGTTCTAATTCAAAAGACAACACATGTTATCAACCACAAAAAAGTACCCAAACTGAGCTTCCTTCTTTACAAAAACTCATACTTGATTATCTCCCCAACTACATAATCCCATATAGTTATTATGTAAGATGTCCATCTTTGGAAACACTATCATTGAGTGTGGGAAGATATGTTGAATTTTTCACTGTAAATTCTTCATCAAATACTTCACAAATGATACACCCGGATTATATTAAAATCAAG ATATCTAGCTCTGATTCTCTTCACTTGTTTAAAAGTGCTGAATATCTTTCAGAGCAACCACAAG GTTTTGATAATGCAAAATACCTTTTTGATTTGTCTATTGCTTCATTATTCATGTTGCGAAATTTGCGTATTGAGAATTGTCCTAAACTTCTGCACATAATAGACATTGGTGATGAATATGAGAGTAAGAATTTGGATGCTATCTTTCCAAACTTAAGATCTCTTTCTGTGTACAATTGTGAGCAATTGAAATATATGATTGGTCAATGCCCTCttgataataaaaatgataaggAGATTCATCTTCATTTTCCAACATTGGAAAAACTCTATCTTCGTAAGCTACCAAACATTATTAGTATTTGTGCTACCAACTTTCTGTCCATGGCATGGCCCTCTTtgaacatatttgagtgctctAGATGCTCCAAACTTGTTAATAATAGCCCAAGTCGCAAG GATACAATATgggttcaaaatcattttctcACCGTGCAAACTCTATGCATGAACAATGTCAAAGTAGAAGTTATTTTTTGTCTCAATGGGTATCGGATGATGGGTCAACAAGTGAATTTAAAGCTAGaagatttaaaattgaaaaatctaCCTCAAATGACTAATATTTGGGAGGCTACCAAGAACACATTTACCCTCCAACATCTCACGTTATTAGAAATAATGAGATGTGAAAAATTGGAAGTAATATTTCCTCAATCTATGCTGAGATGCCTACCAGAATTGAATAGACTAGAGGTAAGAAAATGCAAGGAATTAAGGCAAATTATTGAAGAGGATTTGGAGGATAAAAAATTGTTCAATCCCCTTTCTCCACAACCATGCTTCCCGAAACTTACAAGATTGATTGTTGAAAAATGCCACAAGATGAAATATTTGACCTCTGTATCTGCATCTAATGATTTTCCCAACTTGGACTTTCTAATCATTAATGGAGCCACTGAACTACTACAATTGAATGAGACAAGAAAGATCGAAGTTGAACTTCCAAAACTAAAACTTGTTATATTAATGCATCTTCCAAAGTTTTGCCAAGAGACTCAATTTTTAAATGTGGAGCATCGCATTGTCTGCAATTGTCCAAAACTCTCTTTGACTTCAACAACTACTCTTCAGGAGATACAACAAAATATTGAAG GTTCGAAAAAGGATTACTTTTTTCATGATAGGTGGCGGGTTTGGTTTACGATTAATAGGTTAATGAAAAACTCTGAGTTGCCTTCATCACAG GATTATATGCCAAAAAACACTTTCCCACTTCAAATGAACCAAGAAGATCCACCTACATCTGAAAATAAACCATGTTCTTCACAAGTCAATGATAACAATCAATCTATGTTGGGAAACACGGATGATAAGTTAcatgaagataaaaaaattgaaaccagAACACTTGTATCTGAAAATAGACATAAAAAGTGA
- the LOC137825969 gene encoding uncharacterized protein, with protein MNEDEAGITPYKNIKIQDEVNMLDKTEGIGIVSDNGVEVTPVTRTRLEEYKHFVDLDDSQISLLVEAITAYPHLWNACEKFRDRFQAWMLKTLADMLLFLRSESIDSVNPHKEKEFHKLCDEVIQLGFERLWVDDMRQRVVARNPKLDHAKARIGELIKTHDHLTQQLDNIKKELRSLNDFVDAQTKYFDFL; from the exons ATGAATGAAGACGAGGCAGGAATAACAccatataaaaatatcaaaatccaAGATGAGGTGAACATGTTGGATAAAACAGAGGGAATAGGAATTGTTTCTGATAATGGAGTTGAGGTTACTCCAG TTACTCGTACAAGATTGGAAGAGTATAAACACTTTGTTGATCTCGATGATTCACAAATTTCTCTGCTAGTGGAGGCAATAACAGCATATCCTCATCTTTGGAATGCTTGTGAGAAGTTTAGGGATCGCTTCCAAGCATGGATGTTGAAAACATTGGCAGATATGTTGTTGTTTCTTCGAAGTGAAAGCATTGATAGTGTTAATCCTCATAAAGAAAAGGAGTTCCATAAACTATGTGATGAAGTTATTCAACTTGGATTTGAGAGGTTGTGGGTTGATGATATGCGCCAACGTGTTGTGGCAAGGAATCCTAAGTtggaccatgcaaaggcacgGATTGGTGAGCTTATTAAGACACACGACCATTTAACTCAACAATTAGATAACATAAAGAAAGAACTTAGGAGTCTTAATGACTTTGTTGATGCTCAAACAAAATATTTCGACTTTTTGTGA